The nucleotide sequence aagaggaagaaggaagagaagtaaaaaggaagaggagaagagaaggaggaggagaagtaaaaaggaagagaaggaagaggagaagaggaagaaggaggagaagaaagaggaggagaaggaggaagataagtagaagaaggcagagaaggagaaagagaagaggaagaggaggaggaagaagaagaggaagaagaagaaggagaaggaactgAATATTCTACTCAAATGTAAACTCCCAACTTGGGCCATgccattcttttcctttatatctccATCACTCGGAATGGGCCCTAGTCCAAGCATAGGAGGGGctaaataaaggcttgttgaataGGGAGCTTCCATGTAAGACACACCCAGATCACCATTCAACTCTACCAAGCCTAAGACAAAACCAACTGTAGCTCATCTTTCTTGAGTGGTTCAGGAGGCATTTCAGGATCATAGGTTTaaagtttttcctcttttctgtgtcatggacccctctgACAACAGACTGAGCAAGTCTGTGAACCCTTCTTGGAATCACACtcttaaatacataaattaaaattcgtaggattacaaaggaaaccaattactgTTGAAAGGCAATTgccaaagcaaaaacaaaaacaaaaagagagttCATGGACCCGCAGGCTAAGAAGCCCTCTGGTAGGGCCTTGGCACTTGTTGCACTTGTTATTATCCAGGGCCATCCACAGACGGCTGGATCTTTGAGCTTTTTGGTTgtttagattcaggagagaccaCAGAAATGGCTGgtgtagtggatggagagctgaaGGCCTGTGTCCAAGCCCAGCTTCTCAGGGCCCCAGACGCTGATCCCAATCAGTGATTGATTGATGGTAGTTAAAGGAGTTCCCTTATCAGGAGTCACGAGTTGAGTCCAAAACAAAATCAAGCCTTCACTCCATCTCCCTCGGAGCTGTGTCCAGCCAGCACCAAGGAAATGGAAGGAGCTGTCCCAGGAACCCCAGTTTTGAGAATTGGACATTTTACGCTTATCTGTGGTGGAGGTCCCTGTGGTGGAGTGAGAGGATAAAGGACGAGTCAAGAAGTGACTAGAATTCATGGAAAACTCATTAGAAATGAATTGTGGTTCATTCAAAAGGTGTACTCATTGGGATGGCTAGAGGCTTAGTGGAtagggagatgggaggtcctgggttcagatttgacctcagacacttcctagctgtgtgaccctgggcaagtcacttcacccttcctgctcttctgccttggaaccgatgcttcctatccattctaagacagaaggtaaacattttaggaagaaaaaaaaagtgtagaCAGCCAGCCCAGATAACCCCAGAGGTCCTCAGGGATTCCCAAACTCTTGGGTTGTGGGGGGAGTGAGGAGGAAGCAGGAACAGGGCACTAGGAAACAGGAAGCCAGGTCTAAATATCATTTCTAAGCCCTGCTCGTGAAGAAGTCAGGCTGACCCTCAGAGAGGGGTGCTCTGCCCCCCCACCAGACCCCTGGGCAGGCGTGATGGTGTTTGCTTTCTTCCCTGCCCAGAATGGAGAGATCACCATGTTGGGGGAGATCACCCACCTGCAGGGCATCATCGATGACCTGGTGGTGCTGACAGCTGAGCCCCACAAGCTGCCGCCAGCCAGCGAGCAGGTGAGGGctctttggggagggggggagagggggggctGGGCACCCACTTGTGCCCCGTGGCAGAGGGAGGGTAGCCAAGAAGGCTGGTTTGGCCAGAGCGGCGCAGAGCCCTGGCCCAGGGAGGCAAGACCAGGGCCCATTCAGAAAGgctggaggagctcagaaaaggCTCATGTTTATGACTGTGGACAGAGAGTAACTGGACCTCCAGGGCCTTAGAAACATGTGCTGTAGTGGATAGGACACCAGCCCTGAGGTTTGGAGAatcctgaattcagatctcacCTCCCCACCGTGCTTAGCTCTTTGACCACAGAAATTCAttcctctgaacctcagttttctcatgtggaAAATGAAGCTAATAATCCTCCTCAAACCTACTCCTCCGGTTACTTGGGAGGGTTTAAGGTGTGTAAAATACTGGGTAAGCCTTAAAGCACTTTTATTTTCAGATGATGGAAAAAGAGCTGGTTTgggagtcaggcagacctgagCTCTGACAAGGgatgtctgtgtgaccttggccaagtcactcacCATGAGTCCTCAAAGTAACCAAAGACCAGTGGTTCTCCTAGTATGGACTGGGGAACACCCCTGCACCCCCAGGGTCCCCGTGACCCTTTCGAGGAGTCCACAAGCTCAGAAATGATTTCCTAAGCATGCCGGGCTCTTTTCGTTTCTAATACAGTTAGTATCAATAGATGTGACCCACATGAACCCAAACAGAGTCCTCAGGGAATTTTCCAGAGCATAAAGGGGTCTGAGGCCAGCTTCAGAGAAGGCACCGACCCACATCCTTTAttaatgaaatcccaggtccagtCTGGACCTGTTATTGCTATGACAGCGGTAAGCCTCCCTGGAGTGGTTCAGGAAGTGGGAAGGAGGGCGCAGGGACAAGTGGGGAGCCTGAGCTGTTTGGGGGGGTGCACCCCCTGCCTCCGCCCCACCCTGGAGCACAAAGACCACCTGCTCCCCCTGGATGCCAGGGGCTCGGGAGCAGAGCCAAGAACTGGCCTAGAAGAGGGTCCGAGGGGGCCTCTGTTTCTCTGGTGGCTGGGAGGGAGGGGAGCCCCACTCCGGTGACCCTCGTTTGTACCCCCCATTCAGGTGATCAAAGATCTGAAGGGCTCCGACTACAGCTGGTCCTACCAGACTCCGCCATCTTCCCCGGGCAGCTCTGGGTCTCGGAAGTCCAGCATGTGTAGGTAAGTGGGCTTGACCGGGGTACCCGGCCTCCGAGGCCCGGTGGGGAGGACGGAGAGGCTGGGACCCCAGCGAGGCCTTCCCCCGCCTGGCTTTTCCTCCAAGCCCGCCCTAGTTCAGTGGGTTAATGTAAGGACCCAGAAGGCTCTCAGCTGAGATCTGCAAACTCGCTTCGGTTTGGGTTCTCAAACCCCCGAAGGCAGACAAGAAAAGCAAAGGCCCGGCTGTCGGGGATGAGTTTAAGAGTCATTTGGCCGAGGCTGTGGTCAGAGCCTCCACAGACGGAGCGGGGTGACTTGGGGTCCCTCCTTGACTTCTCCCTTTACCGCGGTGCCCCCCCCCTTTACTGCCTTGGGATCGTAGAAGCTGAGCGCAGGACCCTCGGGGCAAAGGGCTCGAGGGCCCTGGAGGAGGGGCTGGCCGGGGCCTGAGGGGATTCCCAGCCTTTCCCAGAGCCCCTCCCCAGCCCCCCCGCTCCCCCCAGGACGATGCCCGTGTCTCGGAAGCCTCGGTCTCACGttgtcttttccttcctctgcCCTCCGCCCTCCCTNNNNNNNNNNNNNNNNNNNNNNNNNNNNNNNNNNNNNNNNNNNNNNNNNNNNNNNNNNNNNNNNNNNNNNNNNNNNNNNNNNNNNNNNNNNNNNNNNNNNNNNNNNNNNNNNNNNNNNNNNNNNNNNNNNNNNNNNNNNNNNNNNNNNNNNNNNNNNNNNNNNNNNNCCTTGGGATCGTAGAAGCTGAGCGCAGGACCCTCGGGGCAAAGGGCTCGAGGGCCCTGGAGGAGGGGCTGGCCGGGGCCTGAGGGGATTCCCAGCCTTTCCCAGAGCCCCTCCCCAGCCCCCCCGCTCCCCCCAGGACGATGCCCGTGTCTCGGAAGCCGCGGTCTCACGttgtcttttccttcctctgccctccgccctccctcctttctctcctccccctgtGGATCCCCCTCCGTCCCCTCCCACCGGACCGCCGTCGTGGCTCCCcccctttactcctcccctccccagcaGTGGTAACAGTACAAAGGGTGGCGCCCCGTGGCCTGGCGGCTCCCAAACATACTCACCCAGTTCCACCTATCGCTACCGCAGCCTGGCGCAGCCAGTTCACACCAATACCCGCCTCTCCAGCGTCTCCTCGCACGACTCCGGCTTCATCTCCCAGGATGCCGCGTACTCCAAGCCTCCCTCCCCCATGCCCTCGGACATCACCAGCCAGGTGAGGGGGGGCCGGAAGGGGGCGGGGGGGCCTCCTTCTCGGGACCCCAGTTAGGGAAGGTCAGAGTCTCGCTTCGCCTGGCCGTCAGTCCTTCTGGAAGCCAGTCCTGTAACCCCTCGGGCTGATTTTCTCGGCTGTAAAGGGCTGGGCTGAGGCTCCTTCCCAGAGGGGTGCAGAACCCCCGGAGGGTCCTCTAGCCCGGCCTCCCCAACGTGGACGGAACCCGAGACCAGTGAATGCTCTCGGCCCTCCGGGCAGAGAAACGAGGGTCAGGAAGGGCGCCCCGTCCAATATGGAGGCGCCTTGTGGACTCCAGAAGGCAAGAAGAAGGCTTTGGAAATAGTCCggaagagggaggggaaatggTGACCGGGAGAAAGAAACGAAGCTGACGGAAACGCGCCGACTCCTAGGAGTTGTGAGATTAAAAATCAATATCCAAAGACTCCAAGTagtatacttaatatttattattaatgtgaTTATTTATGATTATACCGCATAATAGATTGTAATCATATGGTGACTAATaaattcagcatttattaagaataacttgaagtaaaaaggCAGCTAAGGCAGCCCCggtggggagaaaagagggagaggacgCATCTGTATACGAGCCACGGCAGAAGGAGGAAGCGGGGCTGGAAGGGGTAGTTCAGAGGCGGGAGATGTCCTAATGAGACGGGCTGCGGCCCCTCCAGGGCACCCTCTCTAGTTTCTCCTCCTCTCTGTGCCCCACAGCCTCGGTAGCAGCCGTCACACAACGGGCCCTTCAGAAAAAGGCCCAGTTTAGGCCCTGCTCCGGAGAGGAGGCGGACCCCACAGGCCATGGAGGTCCTAGGCAGCACAGGAGGCTTTCTCCTTTGGGCATCCATCTGCTGCTTGCATGTTTTGGTTCTTGGCAAGGCTCAAATGGACCCTTTGCTGGCACCATAACAACCCATCTCAGAATGTGGCAGGATAACTTAGAGTGGCCAAGCTGGAGCAGAGGGAGCCGTTCTGggtgtgtttggggggggggggggagaggaaatCTCAGACCAAAGACGAGGCGCTTAACTCAAAGCATCCTTTATGTACCCCTGAAACAGGGATCCGGGGAGACTTTGTCCTTTCGGACCTCCCCTGCCTTCGAGATGCTTTGGGGCGTCAGGAGAATTAGACGGGCCCCTggcttctccccctcctcccccagagaCAGGGATTCCACCCCTCTGAGGCCTCCCGCCATCCCCAGGCTCTTAAAAAGCACCACCTGCCCATTTCACTCAATGCCGGGGTTGAATCTACTGACCAAGGGGAGATGGAGCTCAGGACGCAAAAGGAGTCGTACATTTTTAGACAGTgttgaaatttgttttgcttgaagtTGTCTGTCTGTTaccagagttttgtttttcttttctttttttaagttgggGATGGGGTAAAAGGGCaataagtgttttttagttggaaaaaagaacaataaaataaaattgggggGTAATAGCTCATTAGAAGAAAAAGAGCCAGGGAGAGGGGGCGCAGATAGGTGGCtgtgtggatggagagccaggcctagaaacaggaggtcacttcctagcggggtgaccctggacaacttaactcccattgcccagccctgaccactctcctcccttagagccaatacatagtatcgattctaagatggaaaggaaggggtttaagaaggaaaaaaggacagGAGGGCTCATAGGTCTTGTGTGAGCGTGTGTAGGAGAGGCTTGGGGGCCAGTGAGTATCTGTCTGTAATGATTATCAATCTGGAAAGAGGGGTGTCTGTGGCATGAGGGGTGAGTGCTTCATTGGGGATGGGGGTCTTCTGGGCCATGTTCTGCTGTTTTGTTCGCCTTGTGTAGGTGACTTCGTGTGagcgtgtgtctgtgtgtgtgtgtgtgtggttctGGGGTTCTTGCTGTGGACTGTGGCCCTGACCCAGGAGCTCCGGGGAGGGACATCTGTGTGTAtggtgtctgtctgtgtctgtgtatctctGCTGCTGCATGCCCTCACCCTAACCAGGTTTATTCTCTCCTCCTCCATTccgctctcctcctcctctctcctccgcTCTGCTCCGCTCCTCTCGCTGTCCGCCTGGGTCTGGGGCGGATTGCTCCCGCTGGCTGCACCGCAGAAGTCCTCCAGCTCGGCATCCTCTGAGGCCTCGGAAACCTGCCAGTCAGTTAGCGAGTGCAGCTCCCCCACCTCGGTCAGTGTTGCCTCCAAGGCCAGGCAGGGCGCGGGAAGGAAACAAAGGGGAGGAGAGGTCCTCGCCTCGTCCCTCCTCCCCGAGGGTCCCTGGGTCCTCGGGAGCAGGGTGGGAAGCTCCTTAGCCAGCACCCGTCCAGAGGGGGCCAGGACCACCGTAGGGTTACTACTGCAGCCTGTTCCCTGCCTTGCTCCCCTTTCACTGCCGTGAACCTATGCTCGGGGCTTACCCTGGGCTGCTCGGGGTCTCCTCCTCAGCCCTGCCTTTCCTGCCTCTGTCCCAGTGTGCTGCCTTGTAGCCAGTGGCCTTTGGGAGGGCAGAAATGGGAGGTGAGAAGGAGCTAGGGGAATGGGAGGGAAGGTGCTGGTCTCCTCGTGAAAGCCATGGCTACAGTCCCTCCATCGGTAGCCCCATCCTCTCCATCCGCTGCAGACCAGGCAAACCTGACCCATCTTCCAGCTTTGGCATCAAGATTTAGCTTGGGGGGTGAAGAGATCAGGCTGTGGTCCAAAGAGAAGGTTCTTGGACTTCCTTCAGCTGACTGCTCTGTTCTTTTTGATCCTGCGCTCTCACAATTTCCACCTTTTCGCTCCCAAAACAAGAAGAGGATTTGGGAggaagggatgggggaagggaggaatgacAGCGCTTTGAAAATGGTTCATCCTCAGGGCCAGCAGAGATGAGGGTTCTTTCTGGGGACAAAAGGGGGGAAAAGCCAGCTGTCCCATGTCCTGCCATCTCCTTGTGCTGACCTTAATCCTGTTGGCTCAAGCCTTGCCCACTTACCTATCACTCAATCTATGCCTGCTCTACCTACCTTCAGGACTGGTCCAAGGCTGGCCCCTATGACCAGCCAGTGGCAACCACTCTACAACGGAGGAAGGACCGAGTAGAACACCTGAGGGAAGCAGAAGTGGGCCCAGGCAGCGGGGGCTATCCCAGCATTGGTGGAGAAGAGACACCTCGACCCAGAATGTCCCCTGCAACTATCGCAGCTAAGGTACACCATCACCTTGGGGAGCATCACTGGCAAGAGCAACCTCTAAGCTGTGGAGGTGCCCAGAGACCCAACCCTGGAAAGAATTAGGAGCCAGGAGGCATCCCAGGCCTAGCTTCTCATTGACTTTCCTTTCCTTGGGTCCGTACATGAGGGTCAAAGATATGAGAACATGTTCAAAAACCTGGGCTAAGGATGACCAGGAAGTGTGAGCAAGAGGTCAGAGGTggcaatttagaaaaaaagagctATCTGAAGCAcaaaggtagaagagaaaaaaaaacataggaccagagttcttttttctttttcaatgatcaagcatttttttctccctcctacctcctcctcccaacaaaaacagaaaacaaaaacaaaatctttgtaacTAATAAGCAGACAAACACATTTCCACTTGGACCATGTGTCTCAATTGCCATCTTAGTCTAGTCTTTGTTCTCACTgtcaggaggtggggaggaggctTCATAGTTGGTCCCCTGCAATCATGGTTAATCATTACATTTATCAGAATTCTTGGGGCCTTGAAAATTATGTATTTGTATACTGTTAATGTTaaagtataaattgttctcctggttcttctcattcgggtctgcatctgttcatacaaatcttcccaaatttctctgaaactatcccttacaattcagtggttcccaacccTGGCCtacggccccctttccagaaaaaatattacttagccccctggaaattaatttttttttattttaatagcaattaataggaaagataaatgcatctgtagccatcaccacttccctggatcactgcagcacccactagagggcggtagcgcccactttgggaatcactgcaaggcttacatcatttcttatagaacaggAGTATTCCATTATCTTCATTTGCCctattttgttcagccattctccaattgataagtaCCCCCAAAAATCTTAAATTCATGAAGTCTACTTGTCCCCTTAGAGGAACAGAGGAAGAAGCTTGGCTAGCTGAAGTTAAGGAGGAATATTTGAGTTTGGGGCTGGCGctgggggaaaaggggagaggggcATGCTATCAAGCATAGATACAAACACTGTGGCTTTGGATGAGGGGTGCAGGGTCAGGAAGGGGATACTACGTCTGAGGCAGGTTGGCCCACCTTCTTAGCTTCTGGATTGCCTTGATGGGCTCCCCTTGACTCTGTCTTGACTATTCCTTCAGCATGGTGAGGAGGTCTCTCCAGCTGCCAGTGACCTGGCCATGGTGCTGACACGTGGCTTGAGCCTTGAGCACCAAAAGAGCAGCCGGGACTCCCTGCAATATTCAAGTGGCTACAGCACACAAACAACCACCCCATCCTGCTCTGAGGACACCATTCCCTCTCAAGGTACTGCCCTGGGGCCATAGATGGGATTCTCAGAATAGCAGGCAGAAGAAAGCATGCAGTAGCCAATAACAGGCAGTATTTCTATAGATCTTTAAGGCTGGCTaagcactttaccaatattatcacATCTgagcctcacagcaaccctgggaggtaggtgctattattaaatcccattttacaggtagggaaCTAAGATTGAGAAGGGCTTCTAAATTCACAGGGCTTCAGAGGAAGTCActgcccctgccttcaaggagcagaCATTCTAAGGGGAGCGATGTGcttcaaggtcacaaaggaagCAGATGGCAGCAAAGGGCTTTGAACCAGAgtcccttgactccaaatctagtacatTTTCCATTACACCAGTGGGTTCAAATGTTGGTTTTgctgtgactttaagcaagttatttttcctctcttggtctcagtttcttcctgtaaaatgagggggccaGACTAAAGAATCTCTAGAATCTCTTCTGGTGCTAACTCCTTCATCACATAAGGCAGGGGTGCTGaacctctttttttccttgatgTCACAGAGTCTTTcacagtctagtgaagcctatagaCTCCTCAGAATCATGCTTTacaatgtataaaacaaaatgcaCAGAATTACAGAGGaaaatcattatattgatcatatTATATTGAAAAGCAGTTATCAGAATTCTTTGAAGAACAAATTCATGGCTAGCTAGGTGATTCtgagtagagagccaggcctaaagacaagaggtcctgggttcaaatgtggcttcagattcgttttagctgtgtgaccctgggtaagtcacttaccttccattgcctactgttcttctgccttggaaccaatacacagtattgattctaagatggaagataagggtctaaaaaaaattcacagacccCAAATTAAAAAACCTTGTTAGGAGAACTATTTGGAGTACTTCTGAAGTACAAATCCAGTTAACAGCTGGACAAGAGAAGTCCATATCATGGCACGGGTAGGATGTGATTCCCAAGACTCCTCCTTGCTCCATCCATTCTCATCTCTGTGTTCTCTGCAGAAGAAAAGCTAAAGCTCAGCTTTCGTTGGGAATGAGAAGCTATGAAGGGTGTAGTGAGAAGGAGGCGAAGCTTTATCTCTTCTATGTTTTATAGAGCCCCGAAGTGGTCAGGAGGTGAAAAAATTCCTAGCGTCAGAGCCTACCCCTAATGTGGCATCTAATGCTAAAAAATGTAAGAGCTACCCTGGTGTTTCCTGGGGTGGGTGGGGATGCACTAGGGATgaaggtgtgtgtgtatgtgtgcgtgtgtgtcttCAGCACCTAGGACAGGGACTGCCTTCTCATGAATGTCCATGTATGGTGATGCTGCTGTCTCTCCTGGGGGCTCCAGGTTCGGACTATGACTGCTACTCTGTGAACGGGGATGTGGAAGGCGAGGGGCAGAGCGAGTTTGACAAGTCTTCCACCATCCCCCGAAACAGCAACATTGCCCAGAATTACCGCCGTATGATCCAGACCAAGCGACCCGCCTCCACCGCCGGACTGCCCACAGGCATGGCCCTGCCTTCAGGTGCCCCGCCAGGTGTAGCCACCATCCGCCGCACACCTTCCACCAAGCCTTCAGTGCGCCGCACTCTCTCCAATGCTGGCCCCATCCCCATTCGTCCACCTATCGTCCCGGTGAAGACCCCTACAGTGCCCGATTCGCCCGGCTACATGGGCCCGACCCGGGTGGGCAGCGAAGAGTGCGTCTTCTATGCCGATGATGCTTCCTCGCCCCATGCCCCCGATTTTGCCAAGGCCTCCCCCAAACGGCTGAGCCTGCCCAACACTGCGTGGGGCAGCACCTCACTGGAGGTGGCCAGCTACCCAGGAGCCGGACAGTCTCTCTCAGCtgaggaggcagaggaggagCAGCAGCTGGCAGCCAATCGCCATAGCCTGGTGGAGAAGATTGGGGAGCTGGTGGCAGGTGCCCATGCTCTGGGAGAAGGGCAGTTTCCCTTTCCCACTACTCTTTCTACCACCTCAGGAGAAGAGACGCCTACCCCACCCCCCGCTGCTTCCAGTGACCCTCCAGCTGAAGACATGCTGGTGGCCATCCGGCGTGGGGTGCGTCTTCGAAGGACCATCACCAATGACAGATCTGCTCCCCGAATCTTGTGATGTTGCTGCCACCTCCCCTGCCTCCCAACTGAGGGAGCCCTCAGGGTCTGGCCTGAGCAGCTGGGGCCATGTGAGAGAGGAATTAGGAGAGAAAAACCATTGGGAGccacattaaataaaaaaagaacaataaaggagaaaaagaaaagtttaaaataaaaataccaggCAAAGCCACTTTATGGATAGAGACACAGaatctagattttaaaatttaaacaagaaaaaacttCTTTAACAAACCTTGGAAAGGTGGAGCCATTAGGCCTTGAACTCTTCTGGAGTCTCTTTTATACTTTGTCTCACCCACTCTGTTCCCTTCTCCTGTCCTCTTCTCCTTGCCACCCCTTGCCTTCTGCCCATCTCACTCCTCCCTAGTGAGTGGTGGGGAAAGGTGTTCCTGGCCATCCACGAGTCAGGCCTGGGATCAGCAGCTCCACGGCTCAGCCAACGctaacacatacatacatgcagcCTCCTACAAAAGAAAGAAGCGACTTGTGGTCTTTCTCGAACTCCGTTCTGTTCATCGTCTCGTCCTAGCTGGGGCGCCTGTACCTGGTCTGAGCCGCTTCTCCGTTCCTCCCTATCTCGTTCTTGCCTCTCCcctctgttctttccttccttctcaatcTCTCGGCTCTCCGCATTAGCCACGATGGCAGGCAGGAAAGGGAGACGAGGCCAGTCCTGCTTCCGAGAGTCATGGGGCCCCCTTGGCCGAGGGCTTTTTACTTCGTCCGAAGGAGCAGCGAGCTTGGCCAGAGCCCACCAGGAGGCTTCAGAGCTACTCTTTGGAGCCACCGGGAGTCCACTATGGCCTTGGCCTTGGCAGTAGTGGAGGCCTCCCCCTCTGTCGCATAGGCAATATGGCGCCAGGGTTGTCCGAGGTGTTGGTAACCAGAGGGAGGTCTCGGTCTTCTAGggtcttctctcctctttaccttcctttccctcGTCAGATATATTGATGGGCAGAGCTGCTTCTGCTG is from Gracilinanus agilis isolate LMUSP501 chromosome 2, AgileGrace, whole genome shotgun sequence and encodes:
- the MTSS2 gene encoding protein MTSS 2 isoform X5, with protein sequence MEGPLVFPGATRDIGSALTRMCMRHRSIETKLRQFTNALLESLINPLQERIEDWKKTANQLDKDHAKEYKRARHEIKKKSSDTLKLQKKARKELLGKGDLQPQLDNALQDVNDMYLLLEETEKQAVRRALIEERGRFCTFITFLQPVVNGEITMLGEITHLQGIIDDLVVLTAEPHKLPPASEQVIKDLKGSDYSWSYQTPPSSPGSSGSRKSSMCSSGNSTKGGAPWPGGSQTYSPSSTYRYRSLAQPVHTNTRLSSVSSHDSGFISQDAAYSKPPSPMPSDITSQKSSSSASSEASETCQSVSECSSPTSDWSKAGPYDQPVATTLQRRKDRVEHLREAEVGPGSGGYPSIGGEETPRPRMSPATIAAKHGEEVSPAASDLAMVLTRGLSLEHQKSSRDSLQYSSGYSTQTTTPSCSEDTIPSQGSDYDCYSVNGDVEGEGQSEFDKSSTIPRNSNIAQNYRRMIQTKRPASTAGLPTGMALPSGAPPGVATIRRTPSTKPSVRRTLSNAGPIPIRPPIVPVKTPTVPDSPGYMGPTRVGSEECVFYADDASSPHAPDFAKASPKRLSLPNTAWGSTSLEVASYPGAGQSLSAEEAEEEQQLAANRHSLVEKIGELVAGAHALGEGQFPFPTTLSTTSGEETPTPPPAASSDPPAEDMLVAIRRGVRLRRTITNDRSAPRIL
- the MTSS2 gene encoding protein MTSS 2 isoform X4 translates to MEGPLVFPGATRDIGSALTRMCMRHRSIETKLRQFTNALLESLINPLQERIEDWKKTANQLDKDHAKEYKRARHEIKKKSSDTLKLQKKARKELLGKGDLQPQLDNALQDVNDMYLLLEETEKQAVRRALIEERGRFCTFITFLQPVVNGEITMLGEITHLQGIIDDLVVLTAEPHKLPPASEQVIKDLKGSDYSWSYQTPPSSPGSSGSRKSSMCSSGNSTKGGAPWPGGSQTYSPSSTYRYRSLAQPVHTNTRLSSVSSHDSGFISQDAAYSKPPSPMPSDITSQDWSKAGPYDQPVATTLQRRKDRVEHLREAEVGPGSGGYPSIGGEETPRPRMSPATIAAKHGEEVSPAASDLAMVLTRGLSLEHQKSSRDSLQYSSGYSTQTTTPSCSEDTIPSQEPRSGQEVKKFLASEPTPNVASNAKKCSDYDCYSVNGDVEGEGQSEFDKSSTIPRNSNIAQNYRRMIQTKRPASTAGLPTGMALPSGAPPGVATIRRTPSTKPSVRRTLSNAGPIPIRPPIVPVKTPTVPDSPGYMGPTRVGSEECVFYADDASSPHAPDFAKASPKRLSLPNTAWGSTSLEVASYPGAGQSLSAEEAEEEQQLAANRHSLVEKIGELVAGAHALGEGQFPFPTTLSTTSGEETPTPPPAASSDPPAEDMLVAIRRGVRLRRTITNDRSAPRIL
- the MTSS2 gene encoding protein MTSS 2 isoform X7, coding for MLGEITHLQGIIDDLVVLTAEPHKLPPASEQVIKDLKGSDYSWSYQTPPSSPGSSGSRKSSMCSSGNSTKGGAPWPGGSQTYSPSSTYRYRSLAQPVHTNTRLSSVSSHDSGFISQDAAYSKPPSPMPSDITSQKSSSSASSEASETCQSVSECSSPTSDWSKAGPYDQPVATTLQRRKDRVEHLREAEVGPGSGGYPSIGGEETPRPRMSPATIAAKHGEEVSPAASDLAMVLTRGLSLEHQKSSRDSLQYSSGYSTQTTTPSCSEDTIPSQEPRSGQEVKKFLASEPTPNVASNAKKCSDYDCYSVNGDVEGEGQSEFDKSSTIPRNSNIAQNYRRMIQTKRPASTAGLPTGMALPSGAPPGVATIRRTPSTKPSVRRTLSNAGPIPIRPPIVPVKTPTVPDSPGYMGPTRVGSEECVFYADDASSPHAPDFAKASPKRLSLPNTAWGSTSLEVASYPGAGQSLSAEEAEEEQQLAANRHSLVEKIGELVAGAHALGEGQFPFPTTLSTTSGEETPTPPPAASSDPPAEDMLVAIRRGVRLRRTITNDRSAPRIL